The following are from one region of the Salvia hispanica cultivar TCC Black 2014 chromosome 1, UniMelb_Shisp_WGS_1.0, whole genome shotgun sequence genome:
- the LOC125201619 gene encoding CWF19-like protein 2 homolog isoform X2, translating into MECDEDDNLRPHYDLFDCILLSELTFSGGTMFSGLKFIPRDHIDEEKDGKSYSSRKEKRKSGSSKEKLGKKSKHSRYSSSDDEGTERIKSGSRKKKKWYDSNEDLSSFSDESDSQSEGHDPKRHKNRKGEKKHEHRSKLKKKAKSRRRDYSSEYKSSGDSESERSGEERGHHRGEMENKLTTGSKGSQSQSSDLLREETGLGWMLRPKNSSDEISNKSSLVEPEEASVEEIKKDNPRELNPYLKDNGSGYPEESDSKAGQSTTVVGDGGASWRLKALKRSKEQAAREGRNLQQVVEERWGSMGQFAASVGSRDVASTHAHLQAINHRRKGLMKEEKKNLDVESNSAEKIDRKDITPRHSKMKMPKVHDSLSWGKRERNKMSAEDSALVSAAMSNLNKFSNDGNFMAAFMNKEEKSVDQSSSSKSEARADSSASVDFAFRENKEDVGTLGPPMSANQLAAKALQLRLKGRHEEAEKLMEAENIKGKQDAGNESSRPQIDGTTSRYIMHDVSARQKRKEDDGDLHLAQRIAQNQRFSISNQADEEYDYDDGPRKKTRKKGGDSSRKSSEITNSANRILTQQERCQFCFENPSRPKHLVISIANFTYLAVPHQQPVVPGHCCILTLQHEISTRTVDNNVWDEIRNFKKCLIMMFAKQEKDVVFFETVVGLARQRRHCLVECIPVPRDIAKQAPLYFKKAIDEAEDEWSQHNAKKLIDTSEKGLRGSIPKNFPYFHVEFGLSKGFVHVIDDEKDFPGNFGLNVVRGMLQLPAEDMHGRRRKESVETQKQAVASFVKDWQPFDWTKQLD; encoded by the exons ATGGAGTGTGATGAAGATGACAATTTGAGACcacattatgatttatttgactGCATTTTG CTTTCTGAATTGACATTTTCGGGAGGAACTATGTTTTCTGGATTGAAGTTCATACCACGGGATCATATTGATGAA GAAAAAGATGGGAAGTCCTACAGCtcaagaaaagagaaaagaaaatcaggAAGTTCCAAGGAAAAGcttggaaaaaaaagtaaacatTCCCGGTATAGTAGCTCTGATGATGAAGGCACTGAAAGAATAAAGAGTGGAtctagaaagaaaaagaagtggTATGATTCAAATGAGGATTTGTCTTCATTTTCTGATGAAAGTGATAGCCAAAGTGAAGGACATGATCCTAAGAGGCATAAGAATCGAAAAGGAGAAAAGAAGCATGAGCACAGAAGTAAGTTAAAGAAGAAGGCTAAGAGTCGGAGAAGAGACTATTCATCAGAATATAAATCAAGTGGTGATTCTGAAAGTGAAAGGTCAGGTGAAGAAAGGGGACATCATAGAGgggaaatggaaaataaactGACCA CTGGTAGTAAAGGATCTCAATCACAAAGTTCAGACCTTTTACGAGAAGAAACCGGATTGGGATGGATGCTTCGGCCAAAGAATAGTTCTGATGAGATCTCTAATAAGTCCTCTCTTGTTGAGCCAGAAGAAGCTTCAGTTGAAGAG ATAAAGAAGGATAATCCTAGAGAATTGAATCCATACCTGAAAGATAATGGGAGTGGTTATCCTGAAGAATCTGATAGTAAGGCTGGGCAATCTACTACAGTTGTTGGTGATGGAGGTGCTAGCTGGAGGCTTAAAGCTTTGAAAAGATCAAAAGAGCAAGCAGCCCGTGAAGGACGGAACCTTCAGCAG GTTGTTGAAGAACGTTGGGGTTCTATGGGTCAATTTGCAGCTTCTGTGGGTTCTCGTGATGTTGCATCAACTCATGCCCATCTTCAAGCCATAAATCACAGGAGAAAAGGGTTgatgaaagaagaaaaaaagaatctAGATGTAGAAAGCAATAGTGCTGAAAAG ATTGACAGAAAGGACATAACCCCTCGGcattctaaaatgaaaatgccCAAAGTTCATGATTCTTTATCTTGGGGAAAGCGTGAAAGGAACAAAATGTCAGCTGAAGATAGTGCTCTTGTCTCTGCTGCTATGtctaatttaaataagttttCTAATGATGGAAATTTTATGGCCGCATTTATGAATAAGGAGGAGAAAAGTGTAGATCAGAGCAGTTCTTCAAAGTCTGAAGCAAGAGCAGACTCTTCTGCTTCAGTTGATTTTGcatttagagaaaataaagaggATGTTGGAACATTGGGGCCTCCCATGAGTGCAAATCAGTTGGCTGCCAAAGCCTTGCAACTTCGTTTGAAGGGAAGGCACGAAGAAGCGGAAAAACTGAtg GAAGCTGAGAATATCAAAGGAAAACAGGATGCTGGTAATGAATCAAGTAGACCACAAATTGATGGAACCACAAGCAG GTATATTATGCATGATGTATCAGCTAGGCAAAAGAGGAAAGAGGATGATGGTGATTTGCATCTAGCTCAGAGAATCGCGCAGAATCAACGTTTCAGCATATCTAATCAAGCTGATGAAGAATATGACTATGACGATGGTCCTCGGAAAAAGACTCGGAAGAAAGGAGGGGATAGCAGTCGCAAGTCATCTGAGATCACTAATTCGGCAAACCGCATTTTAACTCAGCAGGAGCGCTgccaattttgttttgaaaatcCATCAAGGCCCAAACATCTAGTGATTTCCATTGCAAACTTTACCTATTTGGCGGTGCCTCATCAGCAACCAGTCGTCCCAGGTCATTGTTGCATTTTGACGTTGCAG CACGAGATTTCCACGAGAACTGTTGATAATAATGTGTGGGATGAAATACGGAATTTCAAAAAATGCTTGATAATGATGTTTGCAAAGCAGGAGAAAGATGTAGTTTTCTTTGAGACTGTAGTGGGGTTGGCACGACAAAGACGGCATTGTTTGGTTGAATGCATACCTGTGCCCCGGGATATTGCTAAGCAGGCACCTCTTTACTTCAAGAAG GCAATCGACGAAGCTGAAGATGAATGGAGTCAACACAATGCTAAGAAGCTCATTGACACAAGCGAAAAGGGACTGCGTGGTTCAATCCCCAAAAACTTCCCATATTTTCATGTTGAATTTGGACTGAGCAAGGGATTTGTCCACGTAATAGACGATGAAAAGGATTTTCCAGGCAACTTTGGCCTCAATGTAGTCCGGGGCATGCTGCAACTGCCAGCTGAAGATATGCATGGACGTAGGAGGAAGGAGTCTGTCGAGACACAAAAGCAAGCAGTTGCCAGTTTTGTGAAGGACTGGCAACCCTTCGATTGGACAAAGCAGCTGGACTAA
- the LOC125204243 gene encoding syntaxin-related protein KNOLLE codes for MNDLMTKSFTSYVDLKKEAMKDLDLEMGVTTPIDTNLTSFLEEAEQVKQEMAAIRDTLARLQASHDEGKSLHNPDALKSLRASVNADILSVLKRARAIRARLEDMDRSNALNRRLSGCKEGTPVDRTRSAVTNGLRKKLKELMMDFQALRQRMMTEYKENVGRRYFTVTGEHPDDEVIEKIISGGDGNGGEELLSRAIQEHGRGKVVETVVEIQDRHDAAKEIEKSLLELHQIFLDMAVMVEAQGEQMDDIEHHVMNAQQYVSAGAKNLKVAKDHQRSSRRCLCIGIILLLAIILLVVIPIATSFTRS; via the coding sequence ATGAACGATCTGATGACCAAATCTTTCACGAGCTACGTCGATCTAAAGAAGGAAGCCATGAAAGACCTCGACCTCGAAATGGGCGTGACGACCCCCATCGACACCAACCTCACCTCCTTCCTCGAAGAAGCCGAGCAAGTCAAGCAAGAGATGGCCGCCATCCGAGACACCCTCGCCCGCCTCCAAGCCTCCCACGACGAGGGCAAGTCCCTCCACAACCCCGACGCCCTCAAGTCCCTCCGCGCCTCCGTCAACGCCGACATCCTCTCCGTCCTCAAGCGGGCCCGCGCCATCCGCGCCCGCCTCGAGGACATGGACCGCTCCAACGCCCTCAACCGCCGCCTCTCCGGCTGCAAGGAGGGCACCCCCGTCGACCGCACCCGCTCCGCCGTCACCAACGGCCTCCGGAAGAAGCTCAAGGAGCTGATGATGGACTTCCAGGCGCTGCGCCAGCGGATGATGACCGAGTACAAGGAGAACGTCGGGAGGCGCTACTTCACCGTCACGGGGGAGCATCCCGACGACGAGGTCATCGAGAAGATCATCTCCGGCGGCGACGGGAACGGCGGGGAGGAGCTGCTGTCTAGGGCCATCCAGGAGCACGGGAGGGGGAAGGTGGTGGAGACGGTGGTGGAGATACAGGACCGGCACGACGCAGCCAAGGAGATCGAGAAGAGCCTGCTGGAGCTGCACCAGATATTCCTCGACATGGCCGTGATGGTGGAGGCGCAGGGCGAGCAGATGGACGACATCGAGCACCACGTGATGAACGCGCAGCAGTATGTGAGCGCTGGAGCGAAGAACCTCAAGGTTGCGAAGGATCACCAGAGGAGCAGCCGGCGATGCTTGTGCATCGGGATCATACTGCTGCTAGCCATTATTCTTCTTGTTGTCATCCCCATTGCCACCAGTTTCACTAGATCGTGA
- the LOC125201619 gene encoding CWF19-like protein 2 isoform X4, whose product MECDEDDNLRPHYDLFDCILLSELTFSGGTMFSGLKFIPRDHIDEEKDGKSYSSRKEKRKSGSSKEKLGKKSKHSRYSSSDDEGTERIKSGSRKKKKWYDSNEDLSSFSDESDSQSEGHDPKRHKNRKGEKKHEHRSKLKKKAKSRRRDYSSEYKSSGDSESERSGEERGHHRGEMENKLTTGSKGSQSQSSDLLREETGLGWMLRPKNSSDEISNKSSLVEPEEASVEEIKKDNPRELNPYLKDNGSGYPEESDSKAGQSTTVVGDGGASWRLKALKRSKEQAAREGRNLQQVVEERWGSMGQFAASVGSRDVASTHAHLQAINHRRKGLMKEEKKNLDVESNSAEKIDRKDITPRHSKMKMPKVHDSLSWGKRERNKMSAEDSALVSAAMSNLNKFSNDGNFMAAFMNKEEKSVDQSSSSKSEARADSSASVDFAFRENKEDVGTLGPPMSANQLAAKALQLRLKGRHEEAEKLMKEAENIKGKQDAGNESSRPQIDGTTSRYIMHDVSARQKRKEDDGDLHLAQRIAQNQRFSISNQADEEYDYDDGPRKKTRKKGGDSSRKSSEITNSANRILTQQERCQFCFENPSRPKHLVISIANFTYLAVPHQQPVVPGHCCILTLQEKDVVFFETVVGLARQRRHCLVECIPVPRDIAKQAPLYFKKAIDEAEDEWSQHNAKKLIDTSEKGLRGSIPKNFPYFHVEFGLSKGFVHVIDDEKDFPGNFGLNVVRGMLQLPAEDMHGRRRKESVETQKQAVASFVKDWQPFDWTKQLD is encoded by the exons ATGGAGTGTGATGAAGATGACAATTTGAGACcacattatgatttatttgactGCATTTTG CTTTCTGAATTGACATTTTCGGGAGGAACTATGTTTTCTGGATTGAAGTTCATACCACGGGATCATATTGATGAA GAAAAAGATGGGAAGTCCTACAGCtcaagaaaagagaaaagaaaatcaggAAGTTCCAAGGAAAAGcttggaaaaaaaagtaaacatTCCCGGTATAGTAGCTCTGATGATGAAGGCACTGAAAGAATAAAGAGTGGAtctagaaagaaaaagaagtggTATGATTCAAATGAGGATTTGTCTTCATTTTCTGATGAAAGTGATAGCCAAAGTGAAGGACATGATCCTAAGAGGCATAAGAATCGAAAAGGAGAAAAGAAGCATGAGCACAGAAGTAAGTTAAAGAAGAAGGCTAAGAGTCGGAGAAGAGACTATTCATCAGAATATAAATCAAGTGGTGATTCTGAAAGTGAAAGGTCAGGTGAAGAAAGGGGACATCATAGAGgggaaatggaaaataaactGACCA CTGGTAGTAAAGGATCTCAATCACAAAGTTCAGACCTTTTACGAGAAGAAACCGGATTGGGATGGATGCTTCGGCCAAAGAATAGTTCTGATGAGATCTCTAATAAGTCCTCTCTTGTTGAGCCAGAAGAAGCTTCAGTTGAAGAG ATAAAGAAGGATAATCCTAGAGAATTGAATCCATACCTGAAAGATAATGGGAGTGGTTATCCTGAAGAATCTGATAGTAAGGCTGGGCAATCTACTACAGTTGTTGGTGATGGAGGTGCTAGCTGGAGGCTTAAAGCTTTGAAAAGATCAAAAGAGCAAGCAGCCCGTGAAGGACGGAACCTTCAGCAG GTTGTTGAAGAACGTTGGGGTTCTATGGGTCAATTTGCAGCTTCTGTGGGTTCTCGTGATGTTGCATCAACTCATGCCCATCTTCAAGCCATAAATCACAGGAGAAAAGGGTTgatgaaagaagaaaaaaagaatctAGATGTAGAAAGCAATAGTGCTGAAAAG ATTGACAGAAAGGACATAACCCCTCGGcattctaaaatgaaaatgccCAAAGTTCATGATTCTTTATCTTGGGGAAAGCGTGAAAGGAACAAAATGTCAGCTGAAGATAGTGCTCTTGTCTCTGCTGCTATGtctaatttaaataagttttCTAATGATGGAAATTTTATGGCCGCATTTATGAATAAGGAGGAGAAAAGTGTAGATCAGAGCAGTTCTTCAAAGTCTGAAGCAAGAGCAGACTCTTCTGCTTCAGTTGATTTTGcatttagagaaaataaagaggATGTTGGAACATTGGGGCCTCCCATGAGTGCAAATCAGTTGGCTGCCAAAGCCTTGCAACTTCGTTTGAAGGGAAGGCACGAAGAAGCGGAAAAACTGAtg AAGGAAGCTGAGAATATCAAAGGAAAACAGGATGCTGGTAATGAATCAAGTAGACCACAAATTGATGGAACCACAAGCAG GTATATTATGCATGATGTATCAGCTAGGCAAAAGAGGAAAGAGGATGATGGTGATTTGCATCTAGCTCAGAGAATCGCGCAGAATCAACGTTTCAGCATATCTAATCAAGCTGATGAAGAATATGACTATGACGATGGTCCTCGGAAAAAGACTCGGAAGAAAGGAGGGGATAGCAGTCGCAAGTCATCTGAGATCACTAATTCGGCAAACCGCATTTTAACTCAGCAGGAGCGCTgccaattttgttttgaaaatcCATCAAGGCCCAAACATCTAGTGATTTCCATTGCAAACTTTACCTATTTGGCGGTGCCTCATCAGCAACCAGTCGTCCCAGGTCATTGTTGCATTTTGACGTTGCAG GAGAAAGATGTAGTTTTCTTTGAGACTGTAGTGGGGTTGGCACGACAAAGACGGCATTGTTTGGTTGAATGCATACCTGTGCCCCGGGATATTGCTAAGCAGGCACCTCTTTACTTCAAGAAG GCAATCGACGAAGCTGAAGATGAATGGAGTCAACACAATGCTAAGAAGCTCATTGACACAAGCGAAAAGGGACTGCGTGGTTCAATCCCCAAAAACTTCCCATATTTTCATGTTGAATTTGGACTGAGCAAGGGATTTGTCCACGTAATAGACGATGAAAAGGATTTTCCAGGCAACTTTGGCCTCAATGTAGTCCGGGGCATGCTGCAACTGCCAGCTGAAGATATGCATGGACGTAGGAGGAAGGAGTCTGTCGAGACACAAAAGCAAGCAGTTGCCAGTTTTGTGAAGGACTGGCAACCCTTCGATTGGACAAAGCAGCTGGACTAA
- the LOC125201619 gene encoding CWF19-like protein 2 homolog isoform X3, producing the protein MFSGLKFIPRDHIDEEKDGKSYSSRKEKRKSGSSKEKLGKKSKHSRYSSSDDEGTERIKSGSRKKKKWYDSNEDLSSFSDESDSQSEGHDPKRHKNRKGEKKHEHRSKLKKKAKSRRRDYSSEYKSSGDSESERSGEERGHHRGEMENKLTTGSKGSQSQSSDLLREETGLGWMLRPKNSSDEISNKSSLVEPEEASVEEIKKDNPRELNPYLKDNGSGYPEESDSKAGQSTTVVGDGGASWRLKALKRSKEQAAREGRNLQQVVEERWGSMGQFAASVGSRDVASTHAHLQAINHRRKGLMKEEKKNLDVESNSAEKIDRKDITPRHSKMKMPKVHDSLSWGKRERNKMSAEDSALVSAAMSNLNKFSNDGNFMAAFMNKEEKSVDQSSSSKSEARADSSASVDFAFRENKEDVGTLGPPMSANQLAAKALQLRLKGRHEEAEKLMKEAENIKGKQDAGNESSRPQIDGTTSRYIMHDVSARQKRKEDDGDLHLAQRIAQNQRFSISNQADEEYDYDDGPRKKTRKKGGDSSRKSSEITNSANRILTQQERCQFCFENPSRPKHLVISIANFTYLAVPHQQPVVPGHCCILTLQHEISTRTVDNNVWDEIRNFKKCLIMMFAKQEKDVVFFETVVGLARQRRHCLVECIPVPRDIAKQAPLYFKKAIDEAEDEWSQHNAKKLIDTSEKGLRGSIPKNFPYFHVEFGLSKGFVHVIDDEKDFPGNFGLNVVRGMLQLPAEDMHGRRRKESVETQKQAVASFVKDWQPFDWTKQLD; encoded by the exons ATGTTTTCTGGATTGAAGTTCATACCACGGGATCATATTGATGAA GAAAAAGATGGGAAGTCCTACAGCtcaagaaaagagaaaagaaaatcaggAAGTTCCAAGGAAAAGcttggaaaaaaaagtaaacatTCCCGGTATAGTAGCTCTGATGATGAAGGCACTGAAAGAATAAAGAGTGGAtctagaaagaaaaagaagtggTATGATTCAAATGAGGATTTGTCTTCATTTTCTGATGAAAGTGATAGCCAAAGTGAAGGACATGATCCTAAGAGGCATAAGAATCGAAAAGGAGAAAAGAAGCATGAGCACAGAAGTAAGTTAAAGAAGAAGGCTAAGAGTCGGAGAAGAGACTATTCATCAGAATATAAATCAAGTGGTGATTCTGAAAGTGAAAGGTCAGGTGAAGAAAGGGGACATCATAGAGgggaaatggaaaataaactGACCA CTGGTAGTAAAGGATCTCAATCACAAAGTTCAGACCTTTTACGAGAAGAAACCGGATTGGGATGGATGCTTCGGCCAAAGAATAGTTCTGATGAGATCTCTAATAAGTCCTCTCTTGTTGAGCCAGAAGAAGCTTCAGTTGAAGAG ATAAAGAAGGATAATCCTAGAGAATTGAATCCATACCTGAAAGATAATGGGAGTGGTTATCCTGAAGAATCTGATAGTAAGGCTGGGCAATCTACTACAGTTGTTGGTGATGGAGGTGCTAGCTGGAGGCTTAAAGCTTTGAAAAGATCAAAAGAGCAAGCAGCCCGTGAAGGACGGAACCTTCAGCAG GTTGTTGAAGAACGTTGGGGTTCTATGGGTCAATTTGCAGCTTCTGTGGGTTCTCGTGATGTTGCATCAACTCATGCCCATCTTCAAGCCATAAATCACAGGAGAAAAGGGTTgatgaaagaagaaaaaaagaatctAGATGTAGAAAGCAATAGTGCTGAAAAG ATTGACAGAAAGGACATAACCCCTCGGcattctaaaatgaaaatgccCAAAGTTCATGATTCTTTATCTTGGGGAAAGCGTGAAAGGAACAAAATGTCAGCTGAAGATAGTGCTCTTGTCTCTGCTGCTATGtctaatttaaataagttttCTAATGATGGAAATTTTATGGCCGCATTTATGAATAAGGAGGAGAAAAGTGTAGATCAGAGCAGTTCTTCAAAGTCTGAAGCAAGAGCAGACTCTTCTGCTTCAGTTGATTTTGcatttagagaaaataaagaggATGTTGGAACATTGGGGCCTCCCATGAGTGCAAATCAGTTGGCTGCCAAAGCCTTGCAACTTCGTTTGAAGGGAAGGCACGAAGAAGCGGAAAAACTGAtg AAGGAAGCTGAGAATATCAAAGGAAAACAGGATGCTGGTAATGAATCAAGTAGACCACAAATTGATGGAACCACAAGCAG GTATATTATGCATGATGTATCAGCTAGGCAAAAGAGGAAAGAGGATGATGGTGATTTGCATCTAGCTCAGAGAATCGCGCAGAATCAACGTTTCAGCATATCTAATCAAGCTGATGAAGAATATGACTATGACGATGGTCCTCGGAAAAAGACTCGGAAGAAAGGAGGGGATAGCAGTCGCAAGTCATCTGAGATCACTAATTCGGCAAACCGCATTTTAACTCAGCAGGAGCGCTgccaattttgttttgaaaatcCATCAAGGCCCAAACATCTAGTGATTTCCATTGCAAACTTTACCTATTTGGCGGTGCCTCATCAGCAACCAGTCGTCCCAGGTCATTGTTGCATTTTGACGTTGCAG CACGAGATTTCCACGAGAACTGTTGATAATAATGTGTGGGATGAAATACGGAATTTCAAAAAATGCTTGATAATGATGTTTGCAAAGCAGGAGAAAGATGTAGTTTTCTTTGAGACTGTAGTGGGGTTGGCACGACAAAGACGGCATTGTTTGGTTGAATGCATACCTGTGCCCCGGGATATTGCTAAGCAGGCACCTCTTTACTTCAAGAAG GCAATCGACGAAGCTGAAGATGAATGGAGTCAACACAATGCTAAGAAGCTCATTGACACAAGCGAAAAGGGACTGCGTGGTTCAATCCCCAAAAACTTCCCATATTTTCATGTTGAATTTGGACTGAGCAAGGGATTTGTCCACGTAATAGACGATGAAAAGGATTTTCCAGGCAACTTTGGCCTCAATGTAGTCCGGGGCATGCTGCAACTGCCAGCTGAAGATATGCATGGACGTAGGAGGAAGGAGTCTGTCGAGACACAAAAGCAAGCAGTTGCCAGTTTTGTGAAGGACTGGCAACCCTTCGATTGGACAAAGCAGCTGGACTAA
- the LOC125201619 gene encoding CWF19-like protein 2 homolog isoform X1, with amino-acid sequence MECDEDDNLRPHYDLFDCILLSELTFSGGTMFSGLKFIPRDHIDEEKDGKSYSSRKEKRKSGSSKEKLGKKSKHSRYSSSDDEGTERIKSGSRKKKKWYDSNEDLSSFSDESDSQSEGHDPKRHKNRKGEKKHEHRSKLKKKAKSRRRDYSSEYKSSGDSESERSGEERGHHRGEMENKLTTGSKGSQSQSSDLLREETGLGWMLRPKNSSDEISNKSSLVEPEEASVEEIKKDNPRELNPYLKDNGSGYPEESDSKAGQSTTVVGDGGASWRLKALKRSKEQAAREGRNLQQVVEERWGSMGQFAASVGSRDVASTHAHLQAINHRRKGLMKEEKKNLDVESNSAEKIDRKDITPRHSKMKMPKVHDSLSWGKRERNKMSAEDSALVSAAMSNLNKFSNDGNFMAAFMNKEEKSVDQSSSSKSEARADSSASVDFAFRENKEDVGTLGPPMSANQLAAKALQLRLKGRHEEAEKLMKEAENIKGKQDAGNESSRPQIDGTTSRYIMHDVSARQKRKEDDGDLHLAQRIAQNQRFSISNQADEEYDYDDGPRKKTRKKGGDSSRKSSEITNSANRILTQQERCQFCFENPSRPKHLVISIANFTYLAVPHQQPVVPGHCCILTLQHEISTRTVDNNVWDEIRNFKKCLIMMFAKQEKDVVFFETVVGLARQRRHCLVECIPVPRDIAKQAPLYFKKAIDEAEDEWSQHNAKKLIDTSEKGLRGSIPKNFPYFHVEFGLSKGFVHVIDDEKDFPGNFGLNVVRGMLQLPAEDMHGRRRKESVETQKQAVASFVKDWQPFDWTKQLD; translated from the exons ATGGAGTGTGATGAAGATGACAATTTGAGACcacattatgatttatttgactGCATTTTG CTTTCTGAATTGACATTTTCGGGAGGAACTATGTTTTCTGGATTGAAGTTCATACCACGGGATCATATTGATGAA GAAAAAGATGGGAAGTCCTACAGCtcaagaaaagagaaaagaaaatcaggAAGTTCCAAGGAAAAGcttggaaaaaaaagtaaacatTCCCGGTATAGTAGCTCTGATGATGAAGGCACTGAAAGAATAAAGAGTGGAtctagaaagaaaaagaagtggTATGATTCAAATGAGGATTTGTCTTCATTTTCTGATGAAAGTGATAGCCAAAGTGAAGGACATGATCCTAAGAGGCATAAGAATCGAAAAGGAGAAAAGAAGCATGAGCACAGAAGTAAGTTAAAGAAGAAGGCTAAGAGTCGGAGAAGAGACTATTCATCAGAATATAAATCAAGTGGTGATTCTGAAAGTGAAAGGTCAGGTGAAGAAAGGGGACATCATAGAGgggaaatggaaaataaactGACCA CTGGTAGTAAAGGATCTCAATCACAAAGTTCAGACCTTTTACGAGAAGAAACCGGATTGGGATGGATGCTTCGGCCAAAGAATAGTTCTGATGAGATCTCTAATAAGTCCTCTCTTGTTGAGCCAGAAGAAGCTTCAGTTGAAGAG ATAAAGAAGGATAATCCTAGAGAATTGAATCCATACCTGAAAGATAATGGGAGTGGTTATCCTGAAGAATCTGATAGTAAGGCTGGGCAATCTACTACAGTTGTTGGTGATGGAGGTGCTAGCTGGAGGCTTAAAGCTTTGAAAAGATCAAAAGAGCAAGCAGCCCGTGAAGGACGGAACCTTCAGCAG GTTGTTGAAGAACGTTGGGGTTCTATGGGTCAATTTGCAGCTTCTGTGGGTTCTCGTGATGTTGCATCAACTCATGCCCATCTTCAAGCCATAAATCACAGGAGAAAAGGGTTgatgaaagaagaaaaaaagaatctAGATGTAGAAAGCAATAGTGCTGAAAAG ATTGACAGAAAGGACATAACCCCTCGGcattctaaaatgaaaatgccCAAAGTTCATGATTCTTTATCTTGGGGAAAGCGTGAAAGGAACAAAATGTCAGCTGAAGATAGTGCTCTTGTCTCTGCTGCTATGtctaatttaaataagttttCTAATGATGGAAATTTTATGGCCGCATTTATGAATAAGGAGGAGAAAAGTGTAGATCAGAGCAGTTCTTCAAAGTCTGAAGCAAGAGCAGACTCTTCTGCTTCAGTTGATTTTGcatttagagaaaataaagaggATGTTGGAACATTGGGGCCTCCCATGAGTGCAAATCAGTTGGCTGCCAAAGCCTTGCAACTTCGTTTGAAGGGAAGGCACGAAGAAGCGGAAAAACTGAtg AAGGAAGCTGAGAATATCAAAGGAAAACAGGATGCTGGTAATGAATCAAGTAGACCACAAATTGATGGAACCACAAGCAG GTATATTATGCATGATGTATCAGCTAGGCAAAAGAGGAAAGAGGATGATGGTGATTTGCATCTAGCTCAGAGAATCGCGCAGAATCAACGTTTCAGCATATCTAATCAAGCTGATGAAGAATATGACTATGACGATGGTCCTCGGAAAAAGACTCGGAAGAAAGGAGGGGATAGCAGTCGCAAGTCATCTGAGATCACTAATTCGGCAAACCGCATTTTAACTCAGCAGGAGCGCTgccaattttgttttgaaaatcCATCAAGGCCCAAACATCTAGTGATTTCCATTGCAAACTTTACCTATTTGGCGGTGCCTCATCAGCAACCAGTCGTCCCAGGTCATTGTTGCATTTTGACGTTGCAG CACGAGATTTCCACGAGAACTGTTGATAATAATGTGTGGGATGAAATACGGAATTTCAAAAAATGCTTGATAATGATGTTTGCAAAGCAGGAGAAAGATGTAGTTTTCTTTGAGACTGTAGTGGGGTTGGCACGACAAAGACGGCATTGTTTGGTTGAATGCATACCTGTGCCCCGGGATATTGCTAAGCAGGCACCTCTTTACTTCAAGAAG GCAATCGACGAAGCTGAAGATGAATGGAGTCAACACAATGCTAAGAAGCTCATTGACACAAGCGAAAAGGGACTGCGTGGTTCAATCCCCAAAAACTTCCCATATTTTCATGTTGAATTTGGACTGAGCAAGGGATTTGTCCACGTAATAGACGATGAAAAGGATTTTCCAGGCAACTTTGGCCTCAATGTAGTCCGGGGCATGCTGCAACTGCCAGCTGAAGATATGCATGGACGTAGGAGGAAGGAGTCTGTCGAGACACAAAAGCAAGCAGTTGCCAGTTTTGTGAAGGACTGGCAACCCTTCGATTGGACAAAGCAGCTGGACTAA